The following proteins are co-located in the Siansivirga zeaxanthinifaciens CC-SAMT-1 genome:
- a CDS encoding tetratricopeptide repeat protein, with product MKRLFVLTLFLGSFLMQAQSNSELVKHFENYYKEMQKQGDVQGIINGLTHLNILLPSQARKDTLAYIYMSEGKYMQALNTIGIEKSTTDSDIAIEVKAISLKSVNQPKLAITFFDEMFKRKPNPLIAYELAELNLQTQQIDAAEKHINYGLANAKDDMKKAFYETQTPYEVSLKAAFMYLNALLTYNKDKKANIDTAVDILDDALKVAPNFNIVQLSKTELLRQKQAQQTQSETKK from the coding sequence ATGAAACGATTATTTGTATTAACATTATTTTTAGGAAGTTTTTTAATGCAGGCCCAGAGTAATTCAGAATTGGTAAAACATTTTGAAAATTATTACAAGGAAATGCAAAAACAGGGCGATGTACAAGGGATTATTAATGGTTTAACACATCTTAATATTTTGCTGCCTTCGCAGGCTAGAAAAGATACCTTGGCATACATTTACATGAGCGAAGGCAAATACATGCAAGCCCTTAACACCATTGGTATAGAGAAAAGCACAACAGATTCTGATATAGCCATAGAGGTTAAAGCCATATCATTAAAATCTGTAAATCAGCCAAAATTGGCTATTACATTTTTCGACGAAATGTTTAAACGTAAGCCTAACCCATTAATAGCTTACGAATTAGCAGAGTTAAACTTACAAACCCAACAAATTGATGCCGCCGAAAAGCACATTAATTATGGTCTAGCAAATGCCAAAGACGATATGAAAAAAGCTTTTTACGAAACCCAAACACCTTATGAGGTTTCTTTAAAAGCAGCTTTTATGTATTTAAATGCTTTGTTAACTTATAATAAAGATAAAAAAGCGAATATCGACACGGCAGTAGATATCTTAGACGATGCCCTAAAAGTAGCGCCTAACTTTAATATTGTACAGTTAAGTAAAACAGAATTGCTAAGACAAAAACAAGCGCAGCAAACGCAAAGCGAAACAAAGAAATAA
- a CDS encoding CBS domain-containing protein, whose protein sequence is MGIKSFQGARKQQSATEDSPSLRVSDYMSTNLITFSPDQSIETVMEALIKHRISGGPVVNEKNELIGIISEGDCIKQISDSRYYNMPMQDRTIKDHMALNVETIDGNMNIFDAANKFLEAKRRRFPIVENGKLVGQISQKDVLKAAMKLKGHNWK, encoded by the coding sequence ATGGGCATTAAAAGTTTTCAAGGCGCAAGAAAACAGCAGTCTGCAACCGAAGATTCACCTTCATTAAGAGTAAGCGATTATATGTCGACTAACCTTATTACGTTTTCACCAGACCAATCTATTGAAACCGTTATGGAGGCTTTAATAAAACACAGAATTTCTGGCGGACCTGTTGTTAATGAAAAAAATGAATTAATAGGTATAATTTCTGAAGGCGATTGCATTAAACAAATTAGTGATAGTCGTTACTACAATATGCCAATGCAAGACCGAACTATTAAAGACCACATGGCTTTAAATGTTGAAACCATTGATGGTAATATGAATATTTTTGATGCAGCCAATAAGTTTTTAGAAGCCAAAAGACGCCGATTCCCAATAGTTGAAAATGGTAAACTGGTTGGGCAAATTAGTCAGAAAGACGTGCTTAAAGCAGCTATGAAATTAAAAGGGCATAACTGGAAATAA
- a CDS encoding T9SS type B sorting domain-containing protein has protein sequence MNFLKGTLIVVLLNFAIFLKANSQSGNAKFCIDAEPLCGSSEFSYPNTSGFNLAEKGPDYGCLFLQLNPSWFYLQIAQDGDIELKIEQSTTLNGVADLDVDFVVFGPFNELQTPCFNELIDAKRVDCSYNINFIEYANLPNTKAGEYYYLMITNFSRKPGYIKVTQTSGVATTNCDLLKPPIVSSKTSCEGDTIPLNANTNNATNFNWYEADYQGDFKLINGQNSSSLDVIKSNVYKAEAMNANAVVLEQYVFNINFNEAPNIPVHISDYNICDTYGDNFDGQAVFNFELKNEEILNGLNPSNFSVTYYKSETDAVNGINSLPLQYQNTLETELIYVRVENTASTNPVCFDVSAFLIEVHPLPEINLEASYTLCINTNGTEQISTPPIIDTGLSTTTYEFEWKLNGTSLANETEAYIIPKAEGVYTVEVKHSTTNCINYAETTVILSEPPSISAEVITNAFIEANNIKVTATAIGVQDFEYRIDGGVWQTNDVFENVSLGKHIISARNLSGCGETSTSIMAMDYPLYFTPNNDGYNDTWNIVGMQNQLQAKVCIFDRYGKLIKTLKPNSNGWDGTFKGALMPTDDYWFTVEYIEPTTQIPSVFKAHFTLKR, from the coding sequence ATGAATTTTCTAAAAGGAACACTTATAGTCGTTCTGTTAAATTTTGCTATTTTTTTAAAAGCAAATAGTCAGTCGGGAAATGCTAAATTTTGTATCGATGCAGAACCGCTTTGCGGCTCTAGTGAGTTTTCGTACCCCAACACCAGCGGATTTAATTTAGCAGAAAAAGGCCCAGATTATGGCTGTTTGTTTTTGCAGTTAAACCCATCTTGGTTTTATTTACAGATAGCTCAAGATGGCGATATTGAATTAAAAATAGAGCAAAGTACGACCTTAAACGGTGTGGCCGATTTAGATGTAGATTTTGTTGTTTTCGGTCCTTTTAACGAACTTCAAACACCATGTTTTAATGAGCTTATAGACGCCAAAAGAGTCGATTGCAGCTACAATATAAATTTTATAGAGTATGCAAATTTGCCCAATACCAAGGCGGGTGAGTATTATTATTTAATGATTACCAATTTCTCTAGAAAACCAGGATATATAAAAGTTACTCAAACTTCTGGGGTCGCAACTACCAACTGCGATTTATTAAAGCCTCCTATTGTTTCCAGTAAAACATCCTGTGAAGGTGATACAATACCCTTAAATGCAAATACAAATAATGCTACTAATTTTAACTGGTATGAAGCAGATTATCAAGGCGATTTCAAGTTAATTAATGGGCAAAATTCGAGTAGTTTAGATGTAATAAAATCTAATGTTTATAAAGCTGAAGCCATGAACGCCAATGCGGTTGTTTTAGAGCAATATGTATTTAATATAAATTTTAATGAAGCCCCTAATATTCCTGTACATATTTCAGATTATAATATTTGCGATACCTATGGAGATAACTTCGATGGCCAAGCAGTATTTAATTTTGAATTAAAAAATGAAGAAATTTTAAACGGTTTGAATCCTTCCAATTTTTCAGTTACTTATTATAAAAGTGAAACAGATGCCGTTAATGGAATAAATTCGCTTCCATTACAATATCAGAATACGTTGGAAACCGAACTTATTTATGTACGTGTCGAAAATACAGCTAGTACAAATCCAGTTTGTTTCGATGTGAGTGCCTTTTTAATTGAAGTTCATCCATTGCCCGAAATTAATTTGGAAGCTTCTTACACGCTGTGCATTAACACCAATGGTACCGAGCAAATATCAACGCCACCCATTATAGATACTGGTTTAAGTACCACAACATATGAATTTGAATGGAAATTAAATGGTACTAGTTTAGCCAATGAAACCGAAGCCTATATAATACCTAAGGCGGAAGGTGTTTATACCGTTGAAGTAAAACATAGCACAACAAATTGCATAAATTATGCTGAAACAACCGTTATATTAAGCGAGCCACCCTCAATTAGTGCTGAGGTTATTACCAACGCATTCATAGAAGCAAATAATATAAAAGTAACCGCAACGGCTATTGGAGTTCAAGATTTCGAATATCGTATCGATGGTGGTGTTTGGCAAACAAACGATGTGTTTGAAAATGTTTCATTAGGAAAACATATCATCTCTGCAAGAAACCTATCAGGTTGTGGAGAAACCAGTACAAGCATTATGGCGATGGATTATCCTTTATATTTTACGCCCAACAACGACGGTTATAATGATACCTGGAACATTGTAGGTATGCAAAATCAACTACAGGCTAAAGTTTGTATTTTTGATAGATACGGAAAACTTATTAAAACATTAAAACCCAATTCTAATGGTTGGGACGGAACCTTTAAAGGTGCTTTAATGCCAACAGACGATTATTGGTTTACAGTAGAATATATAGAACCAACAACTCAAATACCAAGTGTGTTTAAGGCCCATTTTACTTTAAAACGATAA